A window of Prevotella fusca JCM 17724 genomic DNA:
ATTTGCGCTGCTTTGCTCCTGACAAGCTGCGCCCATGAATATAATCAGGTTTACAAGACAACTAATAATGATTATAAATACGAATTTGCAAAAGAATGTTTTGCAAAGGGCAAGTATAGCTTCGCCGTACCATTGCTGCAAAGCCTTGTAACGGTTGAAAAAGGTACTGACAACGCACAGGAATGCCTCTATATGCTGGCAATGGCTGAGTACGGTCTGAAAGACTATCAAGCTGCTTCAGAAACATTCAAGAAGTATTACCAGACCTATCCACGTGGACAGTATGCGGAGATGGCATCGTTCTATATCGGACAGAGCCTCTTTGAAGGTACGCCGGAACCGCGTCTTGACCAGACACCTACCATCGCTGCCATTGCTGCTTTCCAGGACTATCTGGACATCTTTCCGAACGGCAAGATGAAAGGGACTGCCCAGCAAAGGCTCTTCGACTTGCAGGACAAACTGATCCGCAAGGAGTATATCAACGCAAGACTGTATTACAACCTCGGTTCTTACTTCGGCAACTGCACCAGTGGCGGCAACAACTACGAGGCGTGCATCATCACGGCAC
This region includes:
- a CDS encoding outer membrane protein assembly factor BamD → MKKRILIGICAALLLTSCAHEYNQVYKTTNNDYKYEFAKECFAKGKYSFAVPLLQSLVTVEKGTDNAQECLYMLAMAEYGLKDYQAASETFKKYYQTYPRGQYAEMASFYIGQSLFEGTPEPRLDQTPTIAAIAAFQDYLDIFPNGKMKGTAQQRLFDLQDKLIRKEYINARLYYNLGSYFGNCTSGGNNYEACIITAQNALNDYPYSNLREDFAILVMKSKFELAQMSVDAKKLQRFQDAEDECYGFINEYPESKERKTAEEYIKKCKEITKD